GATTCGCAAAATGGAGAACAAATTCCATTCACCTAAATGTTGACATTAAGTGTAGTTTCCCCCTAATGAACATGGTCCTTCACTGTGAGGCTGGCGACGTTTAGTCTTGCCTCGTAGCAGTATGCAAAAGCCCAGCTGCCTCTCACAAGTTCGAAACGACGCGGTGTATAGCGCCGTTTGACTCTATGAtgtacgaggaagtacttaccctgCGCTGACAGCTGCAGGAAAACACCTCTCCCTCACCGCGGCCGACGTGGCTGCAGACGCAGTCCAGCACGGACGCCCCGTTTGATGCCAGCAGAGCCAGCGGCGACGCAGCTACGCCCGCTGGACGCGTCGTCGGCTGTCGAGGCTGACTGAGGTGGCGACACACGCAGCGCGCGTCGCACGCAGAACAGTCCCAGTACAGCGACGAGCGCACACGAAGTCTCTCCGCCGGTTGAGCGAAACCACAGGAAGTGCGGCGCCTCTCGCCTTGACCGCAGCCGTTTTCCTTCTTGTTTTCAGAGCGGCCAGCTGCCAACACACAGACGTGACAAAAAATTATTCTTTCGTTTTCTGCGCACGTCTGCCACATGCTTTTTATGACAAGTTAGTTCAAGTAAAATACTTGTGGGTGATGTCCAGAAACTCACGTTTACtgttcccacacacacacaaaaaaagaaaaaggttcgcCGCACCTGGTTTTTAGTGTTTATTTGGGAGCTGAGAGAGTTTGTACGTAACTACACTTattgtaaaaatatatttgtaGATTGAAATGATTGATGCTGAACATACCATGTGGATAACACACCGCTGAGCCGAAACATCACGACAACGGCCAGCGCGGGATTCAATGCTACCAGAAGACGCTGTGAGAACGTGACTCGCTGAGGAGCGCGTACAAACGGAGTAGAGGAGAATGGGCAatctttctacactgaagcgccaaacaaactggtataggcattcgtattcaaatacacagatacgtaaacaggccgaatacagcgctgcggtcggcaacgcctgtatatgaCAAAAGTGTTTCacgcaggtgttagatcggttactgctgctacaatggcgcgttatcaagatttaagtgagtttcagtgGGTTGTTTTGGTCGGCGCACGagctgtgggacacagcatcttcgaggtagcgctgaagtggggattttcccgtacgaccaattcacgagtgtaccgtgaatatcacgaatccggtaaaacatcaaatctcctacatcattGCGGACGGAAAATCGTCCTGTAAGAAGGGGAtcaatggcgactgaagagaatcgttcagcgtgacagaagagcaactcttccccagattcctgcagatttcaatgctcggccaccaATAAGGGTCACCGTGTGAactatccaacgaaacatcatcgatatgatttTCAGAGCCGGCGgcacacttgtgtacccttgatgactgcaccacaccaaGCTTTTCGCCTCGTATGGGCCCatcaagaccgacattggactgttaatgactgcaaacatgttgcctggtaggacgaatttcgtttcaaattatattgagcggatggacatgtacatttatggagacaacctcatgaatccatggaccctgcatgccagcaagggactgttgaagctggtcgagtctctgtaatggtgtggggcgcgtgcagttggagcgatatgggaccgctAGTGTCTGTAGatgcgattctgacaggtgacacataagcgtctggtccgatcacctgcatccattcatgtccattgtgcattccgacggactttagcAATTCCATCAGGGCAAGGCGATACCCCACATTTTCGGAATTGCTGCACAGTGGCtagaggaacactcttttgagtttaaacactaccgctggccacccaactccccacacataaacattattgatcatatctgcgatgccttggaacgtgctgttcagaggagctctccaccccctcgtactcttacggatttatggacagcgctgcaggttcatggtgtcagttccctccagcactacttcagacattagtcgagtccatgccatgtcgtgttgcgccacttctgcgtgctcctgggaggcctacacgatgttaggcaggcgtACCGGttgctttggcccttcagtgtagataCGGCAAGGGTCGCAAGTGGGGAAACTCACTGACGTACCTATAGGCGACTTCGGCAAAGAGACAGATTGTCATTAGCTGGTGCGTGGGAACGTCGACTGTTCGTGTGCTACTGCCCTCAGCATCTATGGAATCCGGTTGAAGGTCGGTCAAAGAATTCATAAAGGTCAAGGTGTTAGAAACTGCAGTTTCGCTACAAAATTCTGTGGTAAAATATTCTTCAGTTGCAGTGGATTAGTTCATTATGATAATATGTCACATGCACGCAGTGTCGGCAGTAGCACCACTACCAGCTTCCCTGTACCAATCTTCCCCCTTCACTCGATGTTTCTTATGACTGGAACTTTTATATTTCAATTAACTTTTATCttggtgcaaaaaaatggttcaaatggctctgagcactatgagacttaacatctgtggtcatcagtcccctagaacttagaactacctaaacctaactaacctaaggacatcacacacatccatgcccgaggcaggattcgaacctgcgaccgtagcagtcgcgcggttccggactgagcgcctagaaccgctagaccaccgcggccggcttcttggtGCACACTCGCTATACTATTCAGAGGAGAATTGCAAGATTTCTCTGTACCTTTAAAACTAGAGACTTCAAATGGTCGTTACAGTGGGACAAAATCTCGTCGGAATATCTACAGTCGACTAAAGTATTTAGCAGAAAAAAATACTCTTTCCaattattttcttaacatttttcccaACAGGTAGTACATAACTTTCAAAGTATCTGCTTTTTTCGCAACCACAGCATAGTAGTAGAGTACACAACGCTCATTAATTGTACAGCAGGCAatattgtattaaaccggggacctagaaacgacggagaggcttcgtcctgctgtAGCCCtttgtggttcacaaccccacaacaggccacagccgtCCACCCGCCACtcggccgccccacaccgaacccagggtttttATGCGGTTCTGgggatgaaaagaaagtcccatttatGATGTCGTTGCTCGTCAACATTGCCTGGCAACATGCCACgctggcagccatgtggtcgtctgtcagcattcgtggcacccacgtggatgacacttttcgcattttcaggtcgttatgcaggattgtgtacaaagaacccacagaaatgccaactctggaggcgatctgttcaacagtcattcggcgatcccccaaaacaattctctccactttctcgatcatgtcgtcagaccggcttgtgcgatcctgaggttgtttcggtttgttgtcacacgatgttctgcctccgttatactgttgcacccacgaacgcactttcgacacatccataactccatcacctcaTGTCTCCTtctactgttgatgaatttcaattggtttcacaccacgcaaattcagaaaacgaaggactgcacgctgttcaagtaaggaaacgtcgccattttaagtattttaaacagttctcattctcgccgctggcggtaaaattccatctgctgtatggtgctgccatctctgggacgtattgacaatgaatgcggcctcattttaaaacaatgcgcatgtttctatctctttccaatgcggagaaaaaaattggaggccttagaacttgaatgcacctcatactatTTCAGGTTGAAAgaatgttaattcctgtcgtgcagccataatcataaTGGAACTTTCCAGAGTACGAATTATAGCTCCGGCAATCCACTGCACTTTTAggccttgtgtatgcaatactactgccgtctgtatacgtgcatatcgttgTCCCATCACCTTTTCACCCCAGCGTAATGACAGACATTAATGTTCTTCACAACACGAACGTGAAAATCTTTCATTCGCCAGTGTCGTCTGACTCTTTTTGGTGACCTGCACAGTGGCATGTGAGTGGGCGATGCTGTCACGAACTCGAGTGCTGCACATTTCAAAACAGAAAGAAGCACATATCTTTAATACACTGATCACAACCTAAGAATAGACGTTCCAATAACTAATTGCTACTTACCTGCGTCGCTCAGGCGGGAAAAGACGTCGATGTTTCGGCTAATACATTGAAACACTACATATCGTCCCTCAGAGCCGAGCGTACTCCAGTTTTAAGGATGTTATGGAACTGAAATCTTCGTCTGTTGAATCTGACTTTAATTAACATATCTCCGCTAAATATGCTCTTAAAATgtccatttttgtttgtttattgattAATGGGAATGTTTAAACAATAATATGATCCTAATCTCATGAAATGATTTACATACACAGAAATATATTATTCCTTAAAAAAATTGTTGTAGTTAACTGCACAGTATATGCTCAATGGTTTCCATCTTGTTACTAACTGCTCAGAGCTTTAGCTTCATTACAGAATATGAACATACGAAGATGTCCCATTTGGAGTCCCATAAACATAATGCACAAGATAATACATCACATTTGATCTATGTTTGTGAACATTTTGATGATAACGACAGTTTCTAATTTCCCCATAAAAGTCAAGGAAATTCATGCTGTATTGGTAttcattatgtttcctttattttctaattgtAATAATAATTCTAATTTTGGTTCTATACAGCTTTGAAGAATAATATGCACTAAACGAGCAGTTTGCATAGCCCCATTATGTAACACATTATCATAGAAATGGAATTCTAGTTGTTCTGTAAACATTTAACAGCGCTTCACAGGTTATGAGCTCATGTTAACTGTGTTATGTACACATCCCAATACACTATCTGCAGTGCTGACATATTTATTTCCTCTCTTTAAGTTATAAGGTATTCTTCAGTTTTACAATATTCTTCAACTAAACGGTTTGGCTGCAAGAATTGCAATCAAAATATAACCTTTCGTTCAATTATACATCCTTAGCAGTAAATAGGGCATACTGTTATTAGTTTCTGTAGGTGATCTATTTGGAAATCAGTGAGATCCACTTATTGGCATAAAGAATAACAAATCTTTGTGTTACAAAGAAAATGAATCTTCTATTTCAGCTACTCCCTTCAAACTTAATCACAAAACTGTATTCTGAAGGAACAAACTGAAGGTACTCATTGGATATACATTCTGGCAAACACAATGCCTTGCATTCAAATACTAATATCAGGTGTGTATACAGGTGTGTATATAGCAAGTTACGTAGGGGTTACTAATTTATTCGTAACTCTATGTGATTGTGTTTGTGTAAGCTTTAATCAGAAATCCTAAAAGAACAGCACACCTTATTGGATTAACACCAATACTTGCTAACAAAACAGCATCAGTGGCATTGGCAAATTGCTTTCATAGAAGTATTATTTCGGAGTTTGCTCCCCCACAACACTCCCCAAGTACTTAATAAATTAGTTATTACGAACCATCCATCACTCTTCATCTAGTAATCTTTTCCACTACATCTAGGACATTACAGGTCTATAACCACATGAACGATTTATACTATTTATGTAACTGCATATTGATATACAGATCTTCATATCATTCACTCTCAGATATACTGACTCTTAGCAATTCGCCAACCATTCTTCAATAGTAAATGTTCCTACTCTCCTAACACCAGCTCTTCTGGAATAACTCAAAACTGGATCCAGCTGTACTTTTCCTCAGCAGTGGCGTTATCCTCCACATATTAGCTACCTATGTACATAGCACAGTCTTGGATGGGAGCAGAATATGTATTCCAGATGTTGGAAATTTTTTAAATCCaatgtccttgtcttgctcctctgTCAACTAGCAAGTAAAAAATTTCCAAAACAGTAAACCCCTTTCCCAGCTAAAATTAACAAACAGCAtacaaccaaaaaatacaaaagatgcCTCTACATTATACTGTGACACTGATAGTCGGGTAATTGGGAGGATTCTTAGGTATTTCAGGGTAATTTTGTCTACCACACTTCTCAATACTTCAGCACATCTCAGGCGTTATACATTTGCTTAGCAGTTTTGCTTCCTGGATCTTGTAACAGCAAGGCCAGTGTAATATTCCTTTGTAGAGTAACCAATTACTCTTCTTAAAATTTGCTAAACTGATTTCTGGTACAGATTTAAACTTCATTCAACACAGGATTTGTCATCTGCTCCTTGATGATAATTTTAGCTAGTTTCCCGACACCTCTGTTATTGTCACctcactttatacactcctggaaatggaaaaaagaacacattgacaccggtgtgtcagacccaccatacttgctccggacactgcgagagggctgtacaagcaatgatcacacgcacggcacagcggacacaccaggaaccgcggtgttggccgtcgaatggcgctagctgcgcagcatttgtgcaccaccgccgtcagtgtcagccagtttgccgtggcatacggagctccatcgcagtctttaacgctggtagcatgccgcgacagcgtggacgtgaaccgtatgtgcagttgacggactttgagcgagggcgtatagtgggcatgcgggaggccgggtggacgtaccgccgaattgctcaacacgtggggcgtgaggtctccacagtacatcgatgttgtcgccagtggtcggcgaaaggtgcacatgcccgtcgacctgggaccggaccgcagcgacgcacggatgcacgccaagaccgtaggatcctacgcagtgccgtaggggaccgcaccgcgccacttcccagcaaattagggacactgttgctcctggggcatcggcgaggaccattcgcaaccgtctccatgaagctgggctacggtcccgcacaccgttatgccgtcttccgctcacgccccaacatcgtgcagcccgcctccagtggtgtcgtgacaggcgtgaatggagggacgaatggagacgtgtcgtcttcagcgatgagagtcgcttctgccttggtgccaatgatggtcgtatgcgtgtttggcgccgtgcaggtgagcgccacaatcaggactgcatacgaccgaggcacacagggccaacacccggcatcatggtgtggggagcgatctcctacactggccgtacaccactggtgatcgtcgaggggacactgaatagtgcacggtacatccaaaccgtcatcgaacccatcgttctatcattcctagaccggcaagggaacttgctgttccaacaggacaatgcacgtccgcatgtatcccgtgccacccaacgtgctctagaaggtgtaagtcaactaccctggccagcaagatctccggatctgtcccccattgagcatgtttgggactggatgaagcgttgtctcacgcggtctgcacgtccaacacgaacgctggtccaactgaggcgccaggtggaaatggcatggcaagccgttccacaggactacatccagcatctctacgatcgtctccatgggagaatagcagcctgcattgctgcgaaaggtggatatacactgtactagtgccgatattgtgcatgctctgttgcctgtgtctatgtgcctgtggttctgtcagtgtgatcatgtgatgtatctgaccccaggaatgtgtcaataaagtttccccttcctgggacaatgaattcacggtgttattatttcaatttccaggagtgtataataaattcTAAACTTTGTTCTTGGCACAAGCAAGCTCTGGGCTTCCTTAAAACCGATAGTTATCTGTGTAATGTGCTAATCATAATATTCTTAATACCTGTAgtatatttcatttcaaaattgaATTTCTATTGAACTTCCTGTATAATTCCATTGATCTaattaatacagggctattacaaatgattgaagcgatttcataaattcactgtagctccattcattgacatatggtcacgacacactacagatacgtagaaaaattcataaagttttgttcggctgaagccgcacttcaggtttctgccgccagagcgctctagatcgcagtgagacaaaatggcgacaggagccgagaatgcgtatgtcgtgcttgaaatgcactcacatcagtcagacataacagtgcaacgacacttcaggacgaagttcaacaaagatccaccaactgctaactccattcggcgatggtatgcgcagtttaaaacttctggttgtctctgtaaggggaaatcaacgggtccgcctgcagtgagcgaagaaacggttgaacgggtgcgggcaagtttcatgcgtagcccacggaagtcgacgaataaagcaagcagggagctaaacgtaccagagccgacggtttggaaaatcttacgggaaaggctaaagcagaagccttaccgtttcctattgctacaagccctgacacccgatgataaAGTGAATCGCTTTTAATTTTCCGCGTGGTTGCAACAGcttatggaagaggatgcgttcagtgcgaaacttgttttcagtgatgaagcaacattttttcttaatggtgaagtgaacagacacaatgtgcgaatctgggcggtaaagaatcctcacgcattcgtgcagcaaattcgcaattcaccaaaagttaacgtgttttgtgcaatctcacggtttaaagtttacggcacctttttcttctgcgaaaaaaacgttacaggacacgtgaatctggacatgctggaaaattggctcatgccacaactggagaccgagagcgccgacttcatctttcaacaggatagtgctccactgcacttccatcatgatgttcggcatttcttaaacaggagattggaaaaccgatggatcggtcgtggtggagatcatgatcagcaattcatgtcatggcctccatgctctcccgacttaaccccatgcgatttctttctatggggttatgtgaaagattcagtgttgaaacctcctctaccaagatacgtgccagaactgcgagctcgcatcaacgatgctttcgtactcattgatggggacatgctgcgctgagtgtgggaggaacttgattatcggcttgatgtctgccgaatcactaaaggggcacaaatcgaacatttgtgaatgcctaaaaaactttttgagctttcgtatgtgtgtgcaaagcattgtgaaaatatctcaaataataaagttattgtagagctgtgaaatcgcttcaatcatttgtaataaccctgtatattgtgaattaGTTCACCATTCCTTAAGAAGGTAAGAGTTTAGTGATCAGTATTCACTACAGCTTTATTGCCAGCTTGAAGTTCCTTAAATAATTTAAAGTTCTAGGTAACTGCAAGTGCCTCTTTCTCAGTCATTGAACAATTAAGGTCACCTTCATTTAGTATTTGAGTGGCAAAAGCTATGCTACAGGTGTTATTCTGTGCATCTCCCAGGAAGGCTTCATGTGCTAATTCATAATCCTAAGCATTAGTTGAAACCCTCAATATTTCGTCCAGATTGCTATAGTGTAACAGTTTTGTCCAGTGCAAGGTTCTCCCTGATTTCGGCAAAAACTTTCCTGTCCTTGTCACTCCATTGCCAGTAAGATCTCTGTATAAAAAAACTGCATAACAGTGGATTATTGATTTGATTCATTCATAGAAATCTCGTGAGATATTAACTATTTGCTTTTTGCTCCCTAGGTATGGGCATTAAGCAATAGCCTCCACCTTCTGGGCATTACCTCAGATTTCTCTAGAATCTATTATGTATACAA
This sequence is a window from Schistocerca nitens isolate TAMUIC-IGC-003100 chromosome 11, iqSchNite1.1, whole genome shotgun sequence. Protein-coding genes within it:
- the LOC126212626 gene encoding uncharacterized protein LOC126212626; the protein is MWQTCAENERIIFCHVCVLAAGRSENKKENGCGQGERRRTSCGFAQPAERLRVRSSLYWDCSACDARCVCRHLSQPRQPTTRPAGVAASPLALLASNGASVLDCVCSHVGRGEGEVFSCSCQRRDLDTPSIAVPVVARLAQSSWCHGPPSPAEGDQQPTDEEGHGGALVAVRGSVWTSGRGLSGGLACLVAADCTNPCSVHGCGRRACRRNPARRPRLMQAEPAAPQLRPLDASSAVEAD